The following coding sequences are from one Triticum dicoccoides isolate Atlit2015 ecotype Zavitan chromosome 4A, WEW_v2.0, whole genome shotgun sequence window:
- the LOC119288136 gene encoding uncharacterized protein LOC119288136, with translation MAGKYIVAGLVGSCVISYACDYIVSQKKIFGGTIPGTVSDKEWLKATEQRFQAWPRVAGPPVIMNPISRQNFIVKDLNP, from the exons ATGGCTGGCAAGTACATCGTCGCCGGCCTCGTCGGCTCCTGTGTCATCTCGTACGCTTGCGACTACATTGTTTCTCAGAAGAAGATCTTCGGTG GCACCATCCCAGGGACTGTGTCCGACAAGGAGTGGTTGAAGGCGACGGAGCAGAGGTTCCAGGCCTGGCCTCGCGTCGCCGGCCCGCCGGTCATCATGAACCCCATCAGCCGCCAGAACTTCATCGTCAAGGACCTCAACCCCTGA